The Streptomyces camelliae genome window below encodes:
- a CDS encoding HSP90 family protein, with product MTLPETPLSPAGADRTFQVDLRGLVDLLSHHLYSSPRVYLRELLQNAVDALTARHGLEPAAPADAFGIRLYADGSVVRVEDDGVGLTEADVHTFLATIGRSSKRAEKIAEQRADFIGQFGIGLLSCFLVADEIHVLSRSARTHDAPVVEWRGRGDGSYTVRILPASARPRPGTTVTLTPRADAGEWTRPAQVHALARHFGSLLRHPVTFDDGTAGAGGPGAPVNPEPAPWARTYPTPGARSRALAAYGEEVFGFTPLDTIELDLPAVGLKGIACVLPETVPAGRRHGHRVHVKGMLLSEQAEEILPEWAFFVRCVVDAESLRPTASRESLYEDDTLAAVRDALAERLRAWIARTAASDPDLLGRFLHAHHLAVKSLAVHDDEILRMLLPWLPFETTDGHATLDEFARTHRTVLVTSSVEEFRQVAAIAAAAGLGVVNGGYTYDRELVHRLPEIRPEVSVADLDPATLTAHLDPVDRETELAAAAYLALARDALAVFDCDVALRTFQPASAPALLLDSREARHERTRSQLAREQQGGLWGDILGHLRQEAPRAQLILNQLNPLVRTAVTIDEPELARTSAEALYGQAAMLSRRPLRPAESSLINRSFLDLLAHALRKDS from the coding sequence ATGACTCTGCCCGAAACTCCTCTCAGCCCGGCCGGCGCCGACCGCACCTTCCAGGTGGATCTGCGCGGCCTCGTCGATCTCCTCTCCCACCACCTGTACTCCAGCCCTCGCGTCTATCTGCGTGAACTCCTGCAGAACGCGGTGGACGCGCTGACCGCGCGGCACGGCCTCGAACCGGCCGCCCCCGCCGATGCCTTCGGCATCCGCCTGTACGCCGACGGTTCGGTGGTCCGTGTCGAGGACGACGGCGTCGGTCTCACCGAGGCCGACGTGCACACCTTCCTCGCCACGATCGGCCGCAGCAGCAAGCGCGCCGAGAAGATCGCCGAGCAACGCGCGGACTTCATCGGCCAGTTCGGCATCGGCCTGCTGTCCTGCTTCCTGGTCGCGGACGAGATCCATGTCCTGAGCCGTTCCGCGCGTACCCACGACGCCCCGGTCGTGGAGTGGCGGGGCCGCGGCGACGGCAGCTACACCGTCCGCATCCTGCCCGCCTCCGCCCGCCCCCGGCCCGGCACCACCGTCACGCTGACGCCACGCGCCGACGCGGGCGAGTGGACCCGGCCGGCCCAGGTGCACGCGCTGGCCCGGCACTTCGGCTCCCTGCTGCGCCACCCGGTGACCTTCGACGACGGCACAGCCGGTGCGGGCGGCCCGGGCGCACCCGTCAACCCCGAGCCCGCACCCTGGGCGCGTACGTACCCCACGCCGGGAGCCCGCTCCCGCGCGCTGGCCGCGTACGGCGAAGAGGTCTTCGGGTTCACGCCGCTGGACACCATCGAGCTGGACCTGCCGGCCGTGGGCCTCAAGGGCATTGCGTGCGTGCTGCCCGAGACGGTGCCGGCCGGGCGCCGCCACGGCCATCGCGTGCACGTCAAGGGCATGCTGCTGTCCGAGCAGGCCGAGGAGATCCTGCCCGAGTGGGCGTTCTTCGTCCGCTGCGTCGTCGACGCCGAAAGCCTGCGCCCGACGGCGTCCCGCGAGTCCCTGTACGAGGACGACACCCTCGCCGCGGTCCGGGACGCCCTCGCCGAACGGCTGCGCGCGTGGATCGCCCGGACCGCCGCCAGCGACCCGGACCTCCTCGGCCGCTTCCTCCACGCCCACCACCTGGCCGTGAAGTCCCTCGCCGTGCACGACGACGAGATCCTGCGGATGCTGCTGCCGTGGCTGCCGTTCGAGACCACCGACGGACACGCCACGCTGGACGAGTTCGCACGCACCCACCGCACCGTGCTCGTGACCTCCAGCGTGGAGGAGTTCCGGCAGGTCGCGGCGATCGCCGCGGCCGCCGGGCTCGGCGTCGTCAACGGCGGCTACACCTACGACCGTGAACTGGTCCACCGGCTGCCGGAGATCAGACCGGAGGTCAGCGTCGCCGACCTCGACCCGGCCACGCTCACCGCCCACCTCGACCCCGTCGACCGGGAGACCGAACTGGCCGCCGCGGCCTACCTCGCCCTGGCCCGCGACGCCCTCGCCGTCTTCGACTGCGACGTCGCGCTGCGCACCTTCCAGCCCGCCTCCGCCCCCGCCCTCCTCCTCGACAGCCGCGAGGCCCGGCACGAGCGCACCCGTTCCCAACTCGCCCGCGAGCAGCAGGGCGGCCTGTGGGGCGACATCCTCGGCCACCTGCGCCAGGAGGCGCCACGGGCCCAGCTGATCCTCAACCAGCTCAATCCGCTGGTCCGTACGGCCGTCACCATCGACGAACCCGAACTGGCCCGCACCAGCGCCGAAGCCCTCTACGGGCAGGCCGCGATGCTGTCCCGGCGCCCGCTCAGGCCCGCCGAATCGAGCCTCATCAACCGCTCCTTCCTCGACCTTCTCGCCCACGCCCTCCGCAAGGACAGCTGA